The segment AGCACCACCACCGTTACAGACTTTGTCACTTTAGATCGTCTTCTTTGGCTGTTACTAACGCCTCTCTTTCGGATGAACCTCAGAAGTAGAAGGTAACACACTGAGAGAATGAGCATGGGCAGGATAAACGCAATGACAATTTTCTGAAGGTGATACAAAGCTAGCCAATCGTGGCCATCTGGAAACTTGAGGAGACAGAGTTTTTCACCTGCCACTTCTGTGACTGTGGAGAAAATGGTAGTTGGAGCTGTTGCCACAGTCGCCAGGATCCACAGTACAGCGCAGATCCACTTCACAGACACGGACTTCGTTCGGGAAGGGATCTTTAGGGCAGATGCGACAGACCAGTAGCGCGTGATGCTCATCGCGGTGAGAAAGAAGACGCTCGCGTACATGTTCATCACAGTGACCGACAGAATGATCTTGCACATCGCGTTACCAAACGGCCAGCTGAAGTCCAACGCCGTGTCTACCGCCCAGAAAGGCAACGTCAGAACGAACTGAAAGTCGGTGACAGCTAAATTGATGACAAAGAAATTAATGATGGATTTCTTTCGTCCTTGTCTGATCTTCATCAGGAAAAACACCAGAAGATTTCCGACCAGACCCACGGCGCACACCGCGGAGTAAACCACCGAGATGATGATGCGCAGGACGAGGCTGCCGTCGGCCGTCACATCGATGTCTTCCAGGCTGCTGAACTTGTGTTGATC is part of the Chanodichthys erythropterus isolate Z2021 chromosome 11, ASM2448905v1, whole genome shotgun sequence genome and harbors:
- the rxfp3.3a2 gene encoding relaxin-3 receptor 1, which encodes MRSADRPVHQAPVGESLSETMGDILILNHSGWGTFNRSLTDQHKFSSLEDIDVTADGSLVLRIIISVVYSAVCAVGLVGNLLVFFLMKIRQGRKKSIINFFVINLAVTDFQFVLTLPFWAVDTALDFSWPFGNAMCKIILSVTVMNMYASVFFLTAMSITRYWSVASALKIPSRTKSVSVKWICAVLWILATVATAPTTIFSTVTEVAGEKLCLLKFPDGHDWLALYHLQKIVIAFILPMLILSVCYLLLLRFIRKRGVSNSQRRRSKVTKSVTVVVLSFFICWMPNHALTLWGVLVKLNAVHWDKSYYTVHAYVFPVTVCLAHTNSCLNPVLYCLMRREFRKMLHSIFWRVSTPVLSNAGKLHGYSGGCNQTHDDAHIGIHLNVIDAQSRQHTDNIHGC